From the Streptomyces sp. Sge12 genome, the window GCGGCAAGGCGGCCGAGGCGGAGCGCCAGCGCAAGCTGGAGCTGATCCGCACCCCGGTCATGTCCTGCTACCGCATCGCCGTCATCAGCCTCAAGGGCGGCGTCGGCAAGACCACGACCACCACCGCCCTCGGCGCCACCCTCGCCACCGAGCGCCAGGACAAGATCCTGGCCATCGACGCGAACCCCGACGCCGGTACCCTCGGCCGCCGCGTCCGCCGCGAGACCGGCGCCACGATCCGGGACCTGGTGCAGGCGATCCCGTACCTGCACTCGTACATGGACATCCGCCGGTTCACCTCGCAGGCGCCCTCCGGTCTGGAGATCATCGCCAACGACGTGGACCCGGCCGTCTCCACGACCTTCAACGACGAGGACTACCGCCGCGTCATCGAGACGCTGGGCCGCCAGTACCCGATCATCCTCACCGACTCGGGCACCGGCCTCCTCTACTCCGCCATGCGCGGCGTCCTGGACCTCGCCGATCAGCTGATCATCATCTCGACCCCGTCCGTGGACGGTGCCAGCAGCGCCAGCACCACCCTCGACTGGCTCTCCGCGCACGGGTACGCAGACCTCGTCTCGCGCTCCCTCACCGTCATCTCCGGGGTCCGCGAGACCAGCAAGATGATCAAGATCGAGGACATCGTGCAGCACTTCGAGACCCGCTGCCGCGGTGTGGTCGTGGTGCCCTTCGACGAACACCTCGCGGCCGGCGCCGAGGTCGACCTCGACATGATGCGGCCCAAGACGCGCGAGGCGTACTTCAACCTCTCGGCGCTGGTCGCCGAGGACTTCCTGCGGGCGCAGCAGCAGGCCCCGCAGGGTCACTGGGGTGCGCCGCAGCAGCCCCAGGCTCCGCAGCAGGCGTACCAACAGCCCCCTCAGCAGCCGCAGCCGCCGCAGCAGCCCCAGCCGTACGGCCAGCCCCAGGGGCAGCCCCCGTACCAGCAGCCCCCTCAGCCCTACGGCCAGCCGTACCCGCAGCCCGGCCAGCCCTGGCAGCAGCCCCCGGCCCCGCAGCAGCAGCCGCCGCACCCCCAGCAGCCGCCGCGGGACCCGCGCCTCGGCTGACGGCGACCGGCGGAAGCAGAAAGGGCCCGTACCACCCCGAAGGTGGTACGGGCCCTTCCGCGTCGTTCGTCAGCGCCTCGCGTCGTACGTGTCCGTCAGCACCCGCGCCCGCTTCACATCGTCCGCGATCGCTTCCAGCAGCCCGTCGAGCGACTCGAACTTCGCCATCCCCCGCACGTAGGCGAGGAAGTCGACGGCCACGTGCATCCCGTACAGGTCCAGCCCCACGCGGTCGATCGCGTACGCCTCCACGGTCCGCTCGGTGGCGTCGAACTGCACGTTCGTCCCCACCGAGATCGCCGCGGGCATCCGCTCGCCGTCCGCCGTCAGCCAGCCCGCGTAGACCCCGTCGGCCGGGATCGCGGTGTGCGGCTGCGTCTCGACGTTCGCCGTCGGGTAGCCGAGTTCCCGCCCGCGCTGCGCACCGCGCACCACCACGCCCTCGACCCGGTGCGGACGCCCCAGGATCTCGGCCGCGCCGTCCATGTCGCCCTCGGCGACCAGCCTGCGCGCCAGCGTCGAGGAGAACGGCACCCCGCCGCCCGCCTCGCCCCGCTCGACCAGGTCCACGACGTCGACCTCGTAGTCGTAGGTGGAGCCCAGCTCGCGCAGGAAGTCGACGTTCCCGGCGGCCCGGTGGCCGAAGCGGAAGTTCGGGCCCTCGATGACGGCCCGCGCGTGCAGCTTGTCGACGAGGACCTTCACGATGAAGTCGGCCGGGGACAGCTGGGAGAACTCCGCCGTGAACGGCAGGATCAGCAGCGCGTCCACACCCAGCCCGGCCATCAGCTCGGCACGGCGGTCGTACGGGGCCAGGATCGGCGGGTGGCTGCCGGGGCGCACCACCTCGCTCGGGTGCGGGTCGAAGGTGACCACCACGGAGGGAACGCCGAGCTCACGCGCGGTGGCCACCGCCCGTCCGATGATCAGCTGATGTCCCCGGTGCACGCCGTCGTAGGAGCCGATGGTGACGACGCTGCGTCCCCAGTCCTGGGGGATGTCCTCCAAGCCACGCCAGCGCTGCACTGTGACCGCTCCTCGCCCGAACCCGGTTGGTCCTTGAACTGATTGCCGATTGCAGGTCTAAGACTGCCATGCCCGTGCCCGGTGCCCCGCATCGGCATCTGACTGGATCGGCCACCGTGTCTGTCGTCACGTCACATCCGCGGCCGCCCTGCTGAGGGTCTCCACCGTCCGCCGGGCGCTCGGCCCCAGCAGGGCCGCCGCCTCCGCCTCCGCCGTCACCAGCCAGCGGGCCACCAGCGCCCCGAAGGCAGGTTCGGCCCGGGCCAGCTCGACCGTCCGCCGCTCGAAGACAGCCGGCCCGCCCGGAGCCCGCAGCAGCTGCCGTCCGGTGCGCCGCAGCAGCT encodes:
- a CDS encoding bifunctional riboflavin kinase/FAD synthetase, whose protein sequence is MQRWRGLEDIPQDWGRSVVTIGSYDGVHRGHQLIIGRAVATARELGVPSVVVTFDPHPSEVVRPGSHPPILAPYDRRAELMAGLGVDALLILPFTAEFSQLSPADFIVKVLVDKLHARAVIEGPNFRFGHRAAGNVDFLRELGSTYDYEVDVVDLVERGEAGGGVPFSSTLARRLVAEGDMDGAAEILGRPHRVEGVVVRGAQRGRELGYPTANVETQPHTAIPADGVYAGWLTADGERMPAAISVGTNVQFDATERTVEAYAIDRVGLDLYGMHVAVDFLAYVRGMAKFESLDGLLEAIADDVKRARVLTDTYDARR